The segment GCATCAAACCCATTCCCGGTGAGCCAGCGGGCAAGCGACAGCGCGTCCGCTAGATGCGGCACGACGATGTGCCGAAAACGTTCGGCAGCCGCCTCGTCGCTGTGCGCCAAATTAATGTTCCAATATACCGCTGAAGAGAGAATTCAGGGCATGACGGTGATCTTACCCCGCATGTGCGGATGAATTGTACAGAAATATGGGAACGATCCCGGCTTCACGAACGTGACGCTTGCCACGTCATCCGTATCAAGCGCCTTGGTCGCGAAGCTGCCGTCTTCTGCGGCGACGCGATGGGGAATGTCGTCATCGTTTTTGAAGGTCACCGTATCCCCAGCCCTTATGTGAAGATCGCTCGGCTGAAACGTGAAATTCGAGATCGAGACAGTCGCGGCGGCAGCAACCGGCGCGGTTCCGGCAACGAGCAATAAGACAACGACCAGGAAAGACTTTTCCGCACGCATGGCTTCCGCCTCCCGGCTTATGCGTCCGCCAGCGTGGTATCGGTCACCGCGAGGCGCTGCGAACCGAATTTGACCGCGACGCTGGTGAGGCCCAGGAACCGCCGCAATTGCGCTTCGGGAACCTTCATCGGGCCGGGTGACGGCGCCGCGCCGGGGGCCGGCTGCGGAAAAGCGGTCGACCGCGCGGTATGGAAAGTGACATCGCCTTCGACCTTTTGGATGATCTGGTGGATATGGCCGTTGAGAACAGTGACCGAGCCAAAGCGCCGTAATAGCTGCAGCACCTGCGCGCCGTCGTCGGTCCCCCATCCCCAATCGGCGTAGATCGTCCAGAGCGGGATATGAGCGAAGACGACGATCGGCGTTGAATTCGACTTGGCCTTGAGATCATCGGCCAGCCAAGCGAGTTGTTCCGCCCCGAGATAACCAAGACCGCCCGCCTTCAGATTGACGACGTTCACGAGGCCGACGAAGTGCACGCCCTGATGATCGAAAGAATACCAGCCTGAGCCCTTTTTTCCGGCGCCATAACGATCGAGATAAAGCTTGCCGTTATCTGCATCGATGAGGTCGTGTTCGCCGGGCACGTAATGCACATCGAGACCGGGTTCGCCGATAACTTGAGCGGCGGTATCGAATTGCTCCGGCAACGAGAGGTGCGTGATATCGCCCGTATGGATCATGAAGGCCGGCTTGACGCGCAAGGCCTTTACCTTGCCGATAGCTTCCTTCAGTGTATCAAGCGCATGGGGATTGGCCGCCTTGTTGAAGCCGATGTGGCTGTCGGAAATCTGGAGGAAGGCGAAGTCATCTATTTCCGCCGCGGCGGCGGTGTCATCGAGGAGACCGCGTGATTTCGGAACTCCGCCCGCAAGCGTCCAAAGCACGCCGGTCCCGGCCCAGGTCATGCACTCAAGAACCTTGCGGCGAGACGGATCGTTATTGTCGGTCATTCTGGTCTCCCTGCTTGTGCGTTGATCAGGAGACTCAGGTGGCGATGGATTTATTCCCGCCGCCGCGCACTTTTTTTTATGCGCGGCGAATGTGCAGCTTTTCAGCGTCCGGGCACCACGCAAAGAACGGAGCGGCGAAGCCGGACCTTCGATCCCCAAATCTCAAGATCGGCCGGCATGGCGTTCCGCCATATAGCGACCCGGCGAGGTGCCCAGCGCCTTTCGAAACATCGTCACGAAGCTCGGCACGCTCTCGTAGCCGAGGTCGGCAGCGACCTGCTGGATCGACGCACCGGCGGCGAGCCATTTCACCGCAAGCATGACGCCAAGCTGCTGGCGCCAGCGGCCGAAGCTCATGCCAGTTTCCCGGCTGATCGTTCGCGCCAAGGTGCGCTCGCTGAGACCCGCCCGCTTCGCCCAGACGTCCAGGGTTCCCCGATCCGCCGGCGCGGCCATCATCAAATCGACGATTTTGCGCAGGCGCGTGTCAGCCGGCATCGGCAGATGCAAGTCCTCGACTTGCGCCGCCGCGAGTTCGTCGAGAAGCACCGCCATCAAGCGCGAGTTCGCGCCGCCTTCTTCATAAAGGGCTGGCAGGTGCGCGGAGCGGATCAGAAGCTCGCGCAGCAGCGGTGTCACCGACACGGCGCAGCAGACCTCGGGCAGCCCCCGGCTGACAGCGGAATCGACGAAGGCAGCGAAACCTTCGAGCATACCCGACGCTTTGATGGCATGAAGTGCTCCGCCGGGTATCCACACGGCGCTGCGCGGGGGCACGATCCATAATCCACCTTCCACTTCGCAACTGAGCGCGCCCTGCTGCACCAGCAGGACCTGTCCCTTCATGTGCCTGTGGAGGTCCAGTTCAATCTTGCCGACTTCGGCCATCGCGGCCCCGAAGGCCACGACAGGACGGGGCACCTCGTCGGGATCAATCCAGTCGGACGGGGAGCTCAGGACAGGCACGGCGCGCCATCAGATCGGGAAGCGGGATTGGCGAGATTGGATAACATTCTGTCCAGACTTCGGAATGACGCCAAACCTTCCTCCCTTTATCCGATCGCTACGGACCAGTCGAGGCCCTTGTGGCCTTCGCAATCGGGAAGGGAAACTCATGAACATTCTGAGCAGCGGGCGTGTCGCCCGGATTCTGGACAG is part of the Methylovirgula ligni genome and harbors:
- a CDS encoding cupredoxin domain-containing protein gives rise to the protein MRAEKSFLVVVLLLVAGTAPVAAAATVSISNFTFQPSDLHIRAGDTVTFKNDDDIPHRVAAEDGSFATKALDTDDVASVTFVKPGSFPYFCTIHPHMRGKITVMP
- a CDS encoding metallophosphoesterase family protein, with protein sequence MTDNNDPSRRKVLECMTWAGTGVLWTLAGGVPKSRGLLDDTAAAAEIDDFAFLQISDSHIGFNKAANPHALDTLKEAIGKVKALRVKPAFMIHTGDITHLSLPEQFDTAAQVIGEPGLDVHYVPGEHDLIDADNGKLYLDRYGAGKKGSGWYSFDHQGVHFVGLVNVVNLKAGGLGYLGAEQLAWLADDLKAKSNSTPIVVFAHIPLWTIYADWGWGTDDGAQVLQLLRRFGSVTVLNGHIHQIIQKVEGDVTFHTARSTAFPQPAPGAAPSPGPMKVPEAQLRRFLGLTSVAVKFGSQRLAVTDTTLADA
- a CDS encoding AraC family transcriptional regulator — its product is MPVLSSPSDWIDPDEVPRPVVAFGAAMAEVGKIELDLHRHMKGQVLLVQQGALSCEVEGGLWIVPPRSAVWIPGGALHAIKASGMLEGFAAFVDSAVSRGLPEVCCAVSVTPLLRELLIRSAHLPALYEEGGANSRLMAVLLDELAAAQVEDLHLPMPADTRLRKIVDLMMAAPADRGTLDVWAKRAGLSERTLARTISRETGMSFGRWRQQLGVMLAVKWLAAGASIQQVAADLGYESVPSFVTMFRKALGTSPGRYMAERHAGRS